The proteins below come from a single Alligator mississippiensis isolate rAllMis1 chromosome 2, rAllMis1, whole genome shotgun sequence genomic window:
- the ERG28 gene encoding ergosterol biosynthetic protein 28 homolog isoform X1, which produces MSRFLNVLRSWLVMVSIVALGNTLQSFRDHGFLSEKLYTDAPSLVNGLQARTFGIWTLLASVIRCACAVDIRNKTLYHITLFSFFVVLAHFLAEVFIYCTAALTIGVMAPLMVASFSILGMLIGLQYLEVEAVSRNKKRN; this is translated from the exons ATGAGCCGCTTTCTGAACGTGCTGCGCAGCTGGCTGGTGATGGTGTCCATCGTGGCGCTGGGGAACACGCTGCAGAGCTTCCGTGACCACGGCTTTCTGTCCGAGAAGCTGTACACGGACGCGCCCAGCCTGG TGAATGGGCTTCAGGCTCGGACCTTTGGCATCTGGACCCTGCTTGCATCAGTGATTCGTTGTGCCTGTGCCGTAGACATCCGCAACAAGAC CCTCTATCACATCACCCTCTTCAGCTTCTTCGTAGTTCTGGCCCACTTCCTCGCTGAAGTGTTCATTTACTGCACCGCAGCCCTGACAATCGGTGTGATGGCTCCCCTGATGGTAGCAA GTTTCTCCATCTTGGGTATGTTGATTGGGCTACAGTACCTGGAGGTGGAAGCAGTATCACGAAATAAGAAGAGGAATTGA
- the ERG28 gene encoding ergosterol biosynthetic protein 28 homolog isoform X2: MSRFLNVLRSWLVMVSIVALGNTLQSFRDHGFLSEKLYTDAPSLVNGLQARTFGIWTLLASVIRCACAVDIRNKTGSSIQDHMACRMMHLAGSQEGMSLVVCLASITSPSSASS, from the exons ATGAGCCGCTTTCTGAACGTGCTGCGCAGCTGGCTGGTGATGGTGTCCATCGTGGCGCTGGGGAACACGCTGCAGAGCTTCCGTGACCACGGCTTTCTGTCCGAGAAGCTGTACACGGACGCGCCCAGCCTGG TGAATGGGCTTCAGGCTCGGACCTTTGGCATCTGGACCCTGCTTGCATCAGTGATTCGTTGTGCCTGTGCCGTAGACATCCGCAACAAGAC TGGCAGCTCTATTCAGGATCACATGGCTTGTAGAATGATGCACCTGGCTGGGTCTCAAGAGGGCATGTCCTTGGTTGTATGTTTGG CCTCTATCACATCACCCTCTTCAGCTTCTTCGTAG